CAAGAATTCCACGATGCCGAGAAATTGGCATCGGTCTTGGCAAGCTTGAACTGCGCTGGATCAGCCTTGCTCTGCATGAACTCGTTCGCGTGCTGACGCTCTACGCAGGGAATTCGGCTCACGCCATCTCGTCCTATCTTTGCCAATCATGCAGGGCTGCAAATTCCAATTTCCCACGGCTTGGCTTGCATGCGGATATTATTCTGGCCACCGTACAATTACATTCATTTGCTTCGCCAAGACATACAAAGGGTCGATTGTTGCATTGGCTTTTATGGACGCTCAGATGGGGCTTTCTTCACCCATGTCACAGGCCTGGATGCTTCTTCCTATCTGCACAAGCCAGTCGCTCAATACAGGCAAGTCTATTCCTGCTTCCATCGCTTCCATCGAGTTCGAGGGCATTTcaaacaatatatatatatatgggcCATTCTGCCCCCAAAACGCAAGATCGCTTGTATTTCGATCCCCACCCGACGGTTTTATTCTCGCTTGGATAGATTGTAGTGTAATCGGCACTGTCTTGACGTACTACCTAGGTACAATATTTAGGATATACCCTGTCGCGAAGTCATAGTCCTGCTGAAGAACACGGCAATACTACACTGTCGCTGTTGCTTGCCTCGCTTTCAATGGCGTAACCTGTCCGGCCTTTAACACCACCATTAATCCAGTGCGCTATCATAAAACTGCAGATCATTATAAACAGAGCAACATATTGACTTAGGCGCTGCTACGTAGTTTAACTCTTTCGGTCTTGTTGCAAAGGCCTTCAACACATTTGACAGGGCTGAGTTAGGGCTTCGGGGACTACCCCTCGGGGTAGTATATTATAGACTCCTTCACCCTCAAACATACAACGTAGCCTTCCCTTTGGAGACTAGCACATTAAAACAGCGAATTCCTTTACCCTTATGCATAAACGCTCTGTACTTCCGTTGAATAAAGCAACCTGTTGTGTCAAGACACATCGTTGAAAGAACTAGGTTGGATTAGATTGTCAGCGTCAAAGAAACCATCCTTTGATATACCCACACCAAGTGCCAGTCAATGCTAGCTCAATCCTACGTAAAGAGTATTATATACTCAAAGAGAGAACATCTGTTGCTTCTGGAGGAGTTCTATAAGATTCCCTTCCATATCCCCCACAGCAGCTCCCACTCCATGCTCCGTCATCCGATACCTTCCCCTACCCACCCGCTAACATAACCTACCTATCTACCTATCTACCTACCCCGTAAGAAGTACTGACCACCAGAATGCAAACTCCACCCACAATCACCGTAACGCCCAACGGCACCGACAACAACCGCAACCCCCAACCGCTCCCAAactggatcttcttcagcgcgGGCCTGCCCTCCCCACACCCACCGCACCAAAGCCTCggcatcctcgacaacgGGCCCGGGAGCGAAAAGCTGCCCCTGGAAATCGGGTACGGCCCTGTTCTGGGCTGCGGACTGCCTCTACCGCGGGTGGTCATCATTTCACCGAATCTCGGGCCCAATGGGAAATGGGAGGCTGGGTCCGGGAGGATTACGCGGGAGCAGTTGCTGATGTGTTGTCAGAAGGGGAGTGGGCCGGCGCCAGCTTTGGGGGAGCAGGCTTgtggggtttggggggtCAGGAAGGatggggttgaaggggaGAAGTTGATGTTTGGGCCGGGGAGGGTGATTGATGTTAAGGAGGATGCGATGGTGTTTACGGTTGGGAGGAAAGGGGGGAGGGCGGATTATTTGTTTTGATGGGGTGGATTACCTAGGGAAATGGAGGATTTGAGTCTTGATTTTATTGTTGGAACGTAGGTGCTGTAGATGTTGGGTGGAGTTAGGGCTGTACATGGGTATAAAGTAGTTGTGCTTGAACAGTACTCATGGCCTTCAACTATCGTATTAACTCCAGGTTGGCTAGGGGAGTTCGAGATTTTAACTACTCCGTGTCCAATACACAACACCAGGCAATAATGTCCTGTGCGTTGTTGTGGCGTTCTGCTAAGCCAGCCCTGGAATCAATGCGCTTCTGCCTAAAGGTAAATAGATTAATCCAAAGTTTCCCCAGATTGAGTGAAATAACAAAAGTACCAGCACGAAGTGAGACATTGGAACAACCCTGGTCCTAGAATAGACCACTAAAGTAGGGCTATCAATCCACCAACCATTCCGCCACCGGTTCGTCTCGcattaattacttaattaataaatgAGCCTCAAGTCCCCATAAACCCCAAGCATTTTATCAATCAGAACGTTCGTCTTGGCGAATTCTAATGATACAGGTAATAGGCCGAATATTTCCTCTACATCGCGGCCACGCATCCCGCATATTTTTGCTATCATCCAGCTCCTACTACGTATCGGTACCCTAGGAACAGCCATTGCAGCATTATGTATCCTCGGAAAGCTGTCAGTCAAATACAAAACCGCCAAAAACAATCGCGGCAAGACCTTCGGCGGTGCTATTTCCATGGTTGTCCCATGTTTCCGCCACCTctaatataaagatactaaCCAAAACAACCAGAGCGCACTAGCCCTCCCCATAAATACATGGGAGATAATCGCCCTGGCAATTCCCAATCCCACTAAAAAAATCAAACGCGCCGCAACCTGTGTAGTTGGGTTCGCAGATTTCATTGTCTTCGCTGTTGGTCTCTACGCGGTATTCGAGGTCGCTCTTAGTGACTATGGCCTTGGTAATGCGCCAGTTGGGTATGAGACGCCTTGGAAGGGGTTGCAGAATTTGGCGGTTATActggttgctgttgttgtgtGAGTTTCCCTTTTCCATCCTTTTTTCTTATGTCTTTTTTGACTTTCTTTTTGCGCTGCTGGTGTTTCTGATGAATATCAAGAGCGGAAACGTTCCTTGCGCTGATTCTGGGGTGTGTTGGTTGTTGTCGGGAGGCGAGAGTTGCGAAACGGGAGAAGAGGGCTGGAGAGAGATTGTAACGATGTCCATCTGTAAGTCAGTAGTGAACAAGGACAGATAATGGGATAATATGGCTTAAGTATTCGCTGTACTGGTTAGGTCCGTTCCAAAGCTCCAGCCTGTCATTGGACTTCAACTCCATTGCTCTATATCTAAGTATTACTTACAAAGGATATCTCCAGCAAATCCACTCCTATATTACAGAATTATAATTCAAAACCCCCCAATCACGCAGTCCCATCCAACCTCTGCGCCTCACACATCCTCGCATACATCCCACCCCTAGCAACCAATTCCGCATGGCTGCcgacctcaacaaccctgcCCGCATAGAAAACAAAAATACAATTGGCATCCCGCACCGTCGAAAGACGATGCGCAACCGCAATCGTAATCCTATCCTTGgacgccgccgcctccatcAACGCCGCTTGTACCAGCTTCTCGGACTCGGTATCCAGAGCACTCGTCGCCTCATCGAGTAGAATAACGCCAGGCTTACGCACCAGCGCGCGCGCAATGGCGATGCGCTGCCGCTGTCCACCTGATAACTGGCTTCCCGAAGTCCCGCTCCCGCATGGCGTGTTGAGGCCCTGCGGTAGGGAGGAGATAAAGTCCCATGCGTTTGCTGCGCGGCAGGCCTCTTCTAGGACTTCGTCTGGTGCGAGTCCTGCTGTGTTGAGGTCGGAGTCTGGCACGCCCTGGGAGATGTTCTCGCGGATTGTACCTGGGAAGAGGGTTGGCTCTTGTTGGACGAGGGCTACCTCCTTGCGATAGAGATGCGGATTAAGGGATGATAAGGGTGTGGATGAGTTAATGGCGATGGTGCCGCTTGTAGGGTCGTAGAAGCGCTCTAGGAGTGAGACCATGGTGCTCTTTCCgcagcctgaggcaccaaCGAAGGCTACGAATTCTCCTCGTTGGATCTAAggaattagtattaataccAAAGCTTTCCCTAGGAGCAGTGGATACTTACAGATAAAGATATGCCTTTAAGAACGCGGTTATCCGGTGCCAAGGGGTACGAGAACTGCACGTCTTGGAAGTCGTACGAGTTGCAACCGTCAGGTCCCTTTTCGCGGTTGTCATCAGTCTCACGTATGTTGCCTTCAAGTCCGTCGAGCCAGAAGTAGTAGTTGGCAGCTTGGTTCGCTTTGGTGAAGCCTGGGAAGAGTTAGTAACTCAATTAATCACACTAAAATAATCAGACTCACTACTGGCAAAGCTGAAAGCCAGCGCGGTGGCCTGCCCGGAGAAATAGACACCCATGAACGATACGATGAATTGGTAAAAGGTAATTTCTCCGTCGGTAATCAACTTTGATCCCCACCTGATTGTAGTATCAATCGGTCAGTCGAATGGCTCCCCGGAGCAAGAAATGAGGGCAAGACTCACCAGAACCCCAAGGCCAGTACAAAGTACTCAACAGACTGCGTGAGCGAGAACCAGGTCATCATGTGAAACATAGGTCCGCTCGCCTTCGAGATCGCGCAGTCCAGCTCGTTAACATACTTCCTCAGTACGGCATCCTCGATAGCCAGCGAAGAAACTGTACGGATTGCCATGACGCTCTCCGAAGCTACGGAAGCGCTCGCCGACAGCCTCTCGCCCATATCATCGTCCATCTTAGCCTCGAGCCTAACGCGAGCATACCCGCCTAGCATCATGGGTGGAAGCCCCGCGAAGACGCCGACTAGGCCTAATTTCCAAGAGACGACGATTGCGAGGACGCTTGACGCGACGATGTTGACTACCGACATGAGGATTATGGCGATGCTGAAGCCCATGAGTTCTAGGATAGCTTGTGGGTAGGAGTCGAGCCGGCTGATGAGTGCGCCTACGGTGTTTTCGGGACGGTCGAAGAATTGGAGGTCCTGTCGGAGGAAGGATTCTAGGATTTCACGTCGCATCTTCCTGCTGAGAGCCTGACAAAGTACGTTGTGAATCAGTATGGCTATATAGAAGGGGATTTCTTCCCAATTTGGATGCAGTTCTCACTTGTGCAATAGTATTGGTCGACCAGCCCATGCAAAAGTATACCACGAGAATGCCGAGTGACATGACGAAGAACATCAATGAGATGAAGTTACCGCGGGAAACAAAGTCTGGAGAATTAAAGACGGTCATGATTTTCCCTAGCAAGAGGGCTTGCCCAGGGTTGACGGCGGCTGCGATTCACATCTGGTTAGCATGTGTAATGGAAGTACTTACGCTCTCCAGGGTCAGGGTTGGGGAACTTACCTCCCGCGACGCATGTGGCTAGTGTGACGGTgaaccaaagccaaagatCTGGTGTTCTGCGCAGAAGTTTCCAAATATTGCGGATTATGCCCGCTTTATCGTATAACTCGTGGTTTTCCCGGTCCTTTAGTGCCGCCATTTGTTGCGCCTGGGCCGTTCCGACTTTGGCAATAGACTGAACGCGATCGATATGATCATCTCCGTTTTCCGAACCTTCGGACGAGCTTGTGCCCTCTGAGCCGTGGCTCTCGATGTTAGCCGGCGCGAGGTCCTGGGCTTTGACAAGAGTGGCGTAGACCCCATTCATAGATACCAGCTCTTCATGGTGGCCCTGTTCCATGATCTTGCCCTGAGACATAACTACAATATTATCCGCGTTCCGAATGGTCGCGAGCTTGTGCGCGATAACGATCGTCGTCCGATTCTCCGAGGCGCTGTCAAGAGCTTTCTGGACAATGCCTTCGGCGTGGGGATCAAGCGCACTGGTCGCCTCATCAAGAAGTAGAATTTTTGGTTCCGAGATGACACTACGGGCTATGGCTATCCGCTGCTTCTGTCCGCCCGATAGCAAGCCACCTCTCTCGCCGATCCGTGTGTGGTACCCGTTCGGCAGGTCCTGGATGAAGTCGTGGGCGAAGGCGAGCTTTGCGGCTTCTTGGACGCGCTGCATTTGGTCTGCTTGCGATGCTGCTTCCCATTTGGTGCCGACAAGCccgttggcgatgttgtcGAACACACTGCCGTTGAAGAGTACCGGCTCCTGGGCTCGTTAGTCAAAGCTTCGCAGGTAGTATTGCTTTGAGTGTCTTGCCTGTTGAACCAGACGGACGTTGGTCCGTAGCCATTTGAGGTTGAGCTGGCTGATGTCCTTGCCATCCAAAGAAATTCCACCTTCACAAGGGTTATACCACCGTTCAAGCAGGCCAATAATGGTGCTTTTACCCGAGCCAGACGGTCCCTGGGATTTAATTAGATACTTCTCCGATAGATACGGCGGGAGACTACTTACCACCAATGCCGTGACCTTGCCCGCCGGAATATTCAGGGTAAAGTCCTCTAAGACAGTGACATCTGGACGCGTGGGATAGCTGAATTGAATACCGTGTAAATCAATGACACCAGCAGTTTCGTCAGGTTTGTCTCCTGACTCGTCAAAGGGGTTGATCTCGGATTGCCTGTCGATGAGAGCGAACAGCTCCGAAGCTGCGGTGGCTGCGCGGCTGAAGGTGACCATGTGCGGCATTATTTGCATGACTGTGCTCGCAGCAATAATGACCGAGAAGAGAACACTGACATTGTATTAGTCCTTAGCTCTATAGTAACGAAGATCAGCTCAAATGGATAAAACTAACGTGAAGACGGTTCCCAGATCGGAGATCTCGCCGCGATCAAGCATGGCAATGCCCTGCCAGAAGGCCAAGCCCATTCCGGCGTAGGTGACGAAATACTGCCCTCCAAAAACTATACCATAAAGCTTGTTCTTTCTCACACCTTGGGTGTACGCATCCTGGAGATAAGAGCTGTACTTGGCCATCACCCTTGACCGAAGGCTGAAGGTCTCGATAGTCCGGACTCCTCCAAGGATATTCTCCGCATAGCTACCAGCTTGCGCGTATATTTGCAATATTTTGGTCTCGATCATGGCATCTATGGCACCG
The nucleotide sequence above comes from Aspergillus puulaauensis MK2 DNA, chromosome 3, nearly complete sequence. Encoded proteins:
- a CDS encoding uncharacterized protein (TransMembrane:4 (i54-76o88-110i122-143o169-193i)), translated to MRFCLKTTKVGLSIHQPFRHRTFVLANSNDTGNRPNISSTSRPRIPHIFAIIQLLLRIGTLGTAIAALCILGKLSVKYKTAKNNRGKTFGGAISMSALALPINTWEIIALAIPNPTKKIKRAATCVVGFADFIVFAVGLYAVFEVALSDYGLGNAPVGYETPWKGLQNLAVILVAVVVAETFLALILGCVGCCREARVAKREKRAGERL
- a CDS encoding ABC transporter ATP-binding protein (COG:Q;~EggNog:ENOG410PJA8;~InterPro:IPR017871,IPR027417,IPR003593,IPR039421, IPR011527,IPR003439,IPR036640;~PFAM:PF00005,PF00664;~TransMembrane:12 (i121-146o178-202i251-270o276-296i355-379o391-411i776-799o819-846i889-916o922-942i1005-1025o1037-1061i);~go_component: GO:0016021 - integral component of membrane [Evidence IEA];~go_function: GO:0005524 - ATP binding [Evidence IEA];~go_function: GO:0016887 - ATPase activity [Evidence IEA];~go_function: GO:0042626 - ATPase-coupled transmembrane transporter activity [Evidence IEA];~go_process: GO:0055085 - transmembrane transport [Evidence IEA]); this translates as MSGLQECEVLARTRAFGGSESPPSASFYPALTTIQPSSSPGSGCDGLQGSESSEANLERVFYQGDDSKTSFTVAPLGTPEGEKAAGEADDAQILIKPDKENVEKKGTNGFLRVFTFGDTKLYVLECIAVVAAVASGVALALVNLVIGRFMTLLSDFSFSDASSIPDNFMSAVRTSALYFVYIGIARLVATYIYASLFTYVAYHLTRNVRQSYLRAAFSQEITYYDMGTSGSISQQATTNGKLIQSGIAEKLGIVIQAISTFLAAFVIAFVKQWKLTLILIFMVPTLLIVLGGAGAIDAMIETKILQIYAQAGSYAENILGGVRTIETFSLRSRVMAKYSSYLQDAYTQGVRKNKLYGIVFGGQYFVTYAGMGLAFWQGIAMLDRGEISDLGTVFTVLFSVIIAASTVMQIMPHMVTFSRAATAASELFALIDRQSEINPFDESGDKPDETAGVIDLHGIQFSYPTRPDVTVLEDFTLNIPAGKVTALVGPSGSGKSTIIGLLERWYNPCEGGISLDGKDISQLNLKWLRTNVRLVQQEPVLFNGSVFDNIANGLVGTKWEAASQADQMQRVQEAAKLAFAHDFIQDLPNGYHTRIGERGGLLSGGQKQRIAIARSVISEPKILLLDEATSALDPHAEGIVQKALDSASENRTTIVIAHKLATIRNADNIVVMSQGKIMEQGHHEELVSMNGVYATLVKAQDLAPANIESHGSEGTSSSEGSENGDDHIDRVQSIAKVGTAQAQQMAALKDRENHELYDKAGIIRNIWKLLRRTPDLWLWFTVTLATCVAGAAVNPGQALLLGKIMTVFNSPDFVSRGNFISLMFFVMSLGILVVYFCMGWSTNTIAQALSRKMRREILESFLRQDLQFFDRPENTVGALISRLDSYPQAILELMGFSIAIILMSVVNIVASSVLAIVVSWKLGLVGVFAGLPPMMLGGYARVRLEAKMDDDMGERLSASASVASESVMAIRTVSSLAIEDAVLRKYVNELDCAISKASGPMFHMMTWFSLTQSVEYFVLALGFWWGSKLITDGEITFYQFIVSFMGVYFSGQATALAFSFASSFTKANQAANYYFWLDGLEGNIRETDDNREKGPDGCNSYDFQDVQFSYPLAPDNRVLKGISLSIQRGEFVAFVGASGCGKSTMVSLLERFYDPTSGTIAINSSTPLSSLNPHLYRKEVALVQQEPTLFPGTIRENISQGVPDSDLNTAGLAPDEVLEEACRAANAWDFISSLPQGLNTPCGSGTSGSQLSGGQRQRIAIARALVRKPGVILLDEATSALDTESEKLVQAALMEAAASKDRITIAVAHRLSTVRDANCIFVFYAGRVVEVGSHAELVARGGMYARMCEAQRLDGTA